The sequence AGGCCGGACGACCATGACGGGGCACTCGGCGTGGTGGACGAGTGCCTGACTCGTCGAGCCGAGCAGCATTCCCCGGAACCCGCCCCTGCCCCTGCTGCCCACCACCACAAGCTGCGCGGACCTGCTGCGTTCGAGCAACTCGTGGCGAGGGCGGTCCTTCACGACCTCCCGCTCGACGCGGACGTCCGGAAACTGCTCCTGCCAGCCCGCGAGCCGCTCGGCGAGAACCCGCTGCTCGTACTCCCGGATGGGTTCCCAGTCCTCGAACATTCGCCGCTCCTCCAGCAGCGCGGTGCTGGTGTCGCTCCAGGTGTGCACAGCGATCAGGTCAACACCCCGCAGCGACGCCTCCGCGAAGGCGTGACCGACCGCCTCGACGCTCAGCGGGCTGCCGTCCACCCCGACCACGACAGGGCGGGAGTCGTCGGCGACGGCGTCGGGGTAGTCGCGGCGGACCGAGACGACAGGGCAGTGGGCGTGCGAGACCAGCGCCAGCGTGGTGGAGCCGACCATGAGTCCCGCGAGGCCGGTCCTGCCCGACGAGCCGAGCACCACCATGCGCGCCGAGCGCGAGACGTGCAGCAGGAACGGGATCGCCGCGTCGGATTCGAAGCGTGCCTCCACGAAGGGAACGTCCAGTTGCGCGGCGATCTCCTGCGCGGTGCGCAAGGACTGCCGCTTGCGTTCCCTGAGTTCCTCCTTGAACGCCTCGGGCGGAGGCACCGTGAAACCGATGAGGTAGGGATCGGTGAACCCCGACGCGTGCACCAGATGCAACGGCACCCGGTGTTTCGCCGCGGTCAGCGCAGCCCACCGGACGGCCTTCATGGAGGCTTCCGTGTCATCGACGCCGACCACGATCGGTGAACTGTCGCTGTAGGGAAAGGTCATCCGGACTCCTCGGGTGTGGCGTGCCGCCTGACGTGCCTAGAGCGTAGGTTCCGGCGAACCGGTCCGCCACGGACCAACGTCCCGTGCGGGGCCGGGTCCTACGGCGTGACAGTGCCCGTCTCGCCCGTCTCGCCGGGTACGGCGGCCTTCGTGCCGAGCAGCACCCAGCCTGCGACGGCGAGCCAAAGCCCGACGAACTGTCCGAAAAGGATGACCGTGGCGGCACCGCACGCCACGAGTGCGGAACCGAGTACACGACCGGAGCGTCGCGCGACGTTCTCGGCGTGGTCACGATCGCCGGTCCACCGCCACACGGCGGCCCGCACGAGCCGCCCGCCGTCGAGGGGCGCCCCCGGCAGCAGGGTGAACACCGCGAACGCCAGGTTGGCCAGCCCCAGCCACAACAGTGCCGCGATGGCCGCCGGAGCGAGCAGCGGTTCGACGGCGAGCGCG comes from Saccharomonospora xinjiangensis XJ-54 and encodes:
- a CDS encoding universal stress protein; translation: MTFPYSDSSPIVVGVDDTEASMKAVRWAALTAAKHRVPLHLVHASGFTDPYLIGFTVPPPEAFKEELRERKRQSLRTAQEIAAQLDVPFVEARFESDAAIPFLLHVSRSARMVVLGSSGRTGLAGLMVGSTTLALVSHAHCPVVSVRRDYPDAVADDSRPVVVGVDGSPLSVEAVGHAFAEASLRGVDLIAVHTWSDTSTALLEERRMFEDWEPIREYEQRVLAERLAGWQEQFPDVRVEREVVKDRPRHELLERSRSAQLVVVGSRGRGGFRGMLLGSTSQALVHHAECPVMVVRPREHS
- a CDS encoding site-2 protease family protein, with amino-acid sequence MRVEVHASAFVAVVVATSVLALGLLPVTAQGQPAVLHWSAGLAVALAFFAAVVVHELAHAAAARRYGIVTHRIVLWLLGASGQSRPPPPHPRADAVIAVAGPAASVAMGSTCWAVALAVEPLLAPAAIAALLWLGLANLAFAVFTLLPGAPLDGGRLVRAAVWRWTGDRDHAENVARRSGRVLGSALVACGAATVILFGQFVGLWLAVAGWVLLGTKAAVPGETGETGTVTP